Proteins from a genomic interval of Xylocopa sonorina isolate GNS202 chromosome 4, iyXylSono1_principal, whole genome shotgun sequence:
- the Set1 gene encoding SET domain containing 1 isoform X2 yields MNGMERHGHSHGHGYSHAHSHRHRHSHGNLQSASQTSNQPSKHSHTHPPHSQKDTSAVQTPQKPRNYKLLVDPFLVKGATKLYRYDGMVPGDPTYPEVQPRDPRSQLTRIWTRLEQLDLPVPRFKIDSNYCGEPPPLEVTFCHLNDNIDKTFLSDMVQKFGAVEELIVYYHPVTNKHLGIARVVFESTKASKACVDKLNNTSVMGKVLRVFLDAFGEECKKIYDELTAEKKPEKKIEKEVKSESEQGKQTPVEKVISEERDDFRSNKKMVTNIEKSRDTYIENSRYNKYRDYPTPSGSAGSDLGYGTAPSELNYSGNYSQNSTPATNYDFYYSGYHHQPANNYLANMPQNVSQNLSMQQNSNMWWGNNTGAAGYASSSMWPVQHGTNLDNPNSNVVPITKASSVKVHHTPKKEKENQTVTKNSSRDSPVETRKTLDLDTRIAMLLKDKTRGMAPLFLQFGSDSEDEKKSATADNEMLSEPPSPFLSHETYKSCFEKMRARNKERWKVHENSINQFSVDEDLGSVISSSEDEALLGSYSPAPDEIEPEPPKDPPPPPPPDDDRMSLSPLSSGDEKIEEVIAQSEPTSQLYPGAGYPGHLTHYPTSDMYHWPRPAQYPYPYGTTYLQSHYQPNTTSFSGTVGSHQGANYYPSFQSRLHAMANHNITKDNPQGPTINGVLNRVVNELKQILKKDFNKKMIENTAFKLFEVWWDEKKSEKSQNQGGDNTIVNNSNKDEGQKPQGLSLLLDQGPSLGFNYDGFGLGIRASMPKMPSFRRKIKAPSPLPQDEDSRQSDHGDTELIGSDSDLDLASVQKGKRPVTSLPSVSSSSSTSSSSSESSSDEMSCSESSSSSSDSSDVEECSANFEDEQDTDSRMSDHRPLACNSEDPDILTELAIQRSLDCPTPTGRETPLPDIQINDVNSNEFPQCDNEASPIPSPLRYESDEEEREKVNEKSVDVEHLEKVQTLTEDVEVKSIEDEIQKKVKGISVAQAGQDNIIRHRSPGPVQPNIIRALQTMSDKYINDEPILKESEKIEMFSEIPTTDSEEESLEIRRLRYQAEADLRLNGQQSPKNSQASQVFMEHSYSLPPAQSEIVKSVLRAPPAPIKPVKLKPSKIMKLSKTKDKAHRVEKRKYNKYTKIHVHENHEGEKENIENEYVYEKYSKKVDEPTVTYKERDLMSEMAILYEFLTRGIDAEDVEYLRRSYEALLADDSQGYWLNDTHWVDHPPTDIPSPAKRRKRDELRLHASGSARTEGYYKVDVREKAKHKHHYAQSIQRSNDVEDSNGPYAGGDGTMNGPKNNTKALTGKMQALSREARSNQRRLLTAFGIDTDSDLLKFNQLKFRKKQLKFAKSGIHDWGLFAMEPIAADEMVIEYVGQMVRPVVADLRESQYEATGIGSSYLFRIDLDTIIDATKCGNLARFINHSCNPNCYAKVITIESQKKIVIYSKQPIGVNEEITYDYKFPLEDDKIPCLCGAPQCRGTLN; encoded by the exons ATGAACGGAATGGAGAGACATGGGCATTCACATGGACATGGATATTCGCATGCACACTCGCATCGTCATCGCCATTCGCATGGAAATTTGCAAAGTGCATCGCAAACCTCAAATCAGCCTTCGAAGCATAGCCATACCCATCCACCGCACTCACAGAAAGATACGTCTGCAGTTCAAACACCTCAGAAACCACGGAACTATAAGCTATTGGTTGATCCATTCTTGGTGAAGGGTGCAACAAAACTGTATAGATACGATGGCATGGTCCCAGGGGATCCAACTTATCCCGAAGTTCAACCTCGAGATCCCAGATCACAGTTAACAAGAATTTGGACTCGTTTAGAGCAACTCGATTTACCTGTACCTAGATTTAAAATTGACTCGAATTATTGTGGTGAACCTCCTCCGCTTGAAGTGACATTTTGCCATTTAAATGACAATATCGATAAAACTTTTTTATCAGACATGGTTCAAAAATTTGGAGCAGTAGAAGAGCTCATTGTTTATTATCATCCTGTAACTAACAAGCATCTTGGAATTGCAAGAGTAGTGTTTGAAAGTACAAAAGCTTCAAAAGCTTGTGTAGACAAATTAAATAATACATCTGTGATGGGTAAAGTCTTAAGAGTATTTCTTGACGCGTTTGGGGAAGAATGTAAAAAAATTTACGATGAGTTGACTGCGGAGAAAAAGCCAGAGAAGAAAATTGAGAAAGAAGTAAAATCGGAAAGTGAGCAAGGGAAGCAAACACCGGTTGAAAAAGTTATCAGCGAAGAAAGGGATGACTTTAGAAGCAACAAAAAAATGGTAACAAATATAGAAAAATCAAGAGATACGTATATAGAAAACTCAAGATACAATAAGTATAGAGATTATCCTACACCTAGTGGAAGTGCAGGAAGTGATTTAGGTTACGGTACTGCACCTAGTGAACTAAATTATTCTGGTAATTATTCACAAAATTCTACTCCAGCCACAAATTATGATTTTTATTATAGTGGTTATCATCATCAACCTGCGAATAATTATTTAGCGAATATGCCGCAGAATGTATCACAAAATCTTTCAATGCAGCAAAATTCAAATATGTGGTGGGGTAATAATACAGGGGCAGCTGGTTATGCGTCGTCTTCTATGTGGCCTGTTCAACATGGAACAAATTTAGATAATCCTAATTCTAATGTAGTACCAATTACTAAGGCTTCTAGTGTAAAAGTACATCACACACCTAAAAAGGAAAAGGAGAATCAAACCGTTACAAAAAATTCATCGCGAGACTCACCAGTAGAGACTCGTAAAACACTAGATTTGGATACCAGAATTGCTATGTTACTGAAAGACAAGACACGAGGAATGGCACCACTTTTCCTACAGTTTGGTAGTGATTCAGAAGATGAAAAAAAATCCGCCACTGCGGACAATGAAATGCTTTCAGAGCCACCGAGTCCTTTCCtatctcatgaaacgtataaatcgtGTTTCGAAAAAATGAGGGCGCGAAATAAAGAACGATGGAAAGTGCACGAGAACAGCATCAATCAGTTTTCTGTTGACGAAGATTTAGGTAGTGTTATAAGTTCAAGCGAAGATGAAGCGTTATTGGGAAGCTATAGTCCAGCACCAGATGAAATTGAACCAGAACCACCGAAGGATCCACCACCACCGCCTCCGCCTGATGATGACAGAATGTCTTTAAGTCCATTAAGTTCGGGAGATGAGAAAATTGAAGAG GTTATAGCTCAGTCAGAACCTACGAGTCAATTATATCCAGGAGCTGGTTATCCTGGACATTTAACTCATTATCCCACTAGCGATATGTACCATTGGCCAAGACCAGCACAATATCCATACCCTTATGGAACAACATATTTACAAAGTCATTATCAACCAAATACTACATCATTTTCTGGAACAGTAGGAAGTCATCAAGGAGCAAATTATTATCCATCCTTTCAATCGAGGTTGCATGCTATGGCAAACCACAATATTACAAAAGATAATCCACAG GGCCCTACCATTAACGGTGTATTGAACAGAGTTGTAAATGAATTGAAACAAATTTTAAAAAaggattttaacaaaaaaatgATTGAGAATACCGCATTCAAATTATTCGAAGTGTGGTGGGATGAAAAGAAATCAGAGAAAAGTCAAAATCAAGGAGGAGATAACACTATTGTTAATAACAGTAACAAAGACGAGGGACAGAAACCACAAGGACTGTCGCTACTTTTAGATCAGGGACCCTCTCTTGGATTTAATTACGATGGATTTGGTCTGGGTATTAGAGCTAGCATGCCAAAGATGCCGTCTTTCAGG CGCAAAATCAAAGCTCCAAGCCCGTTGCCACAAGACGAAGATAGTCGCCAGTCTGACCATGGTGATACAGAACTTATAGGAAGTGATAGCGATCTTGACTTAGCATCGGTGCAAAAGGGTAAAAGGCCAGTTACTTCTCTTCCAAGCGTTTCTTCGTCATCTTCTACATCATCATCGTCAAGCGAGAGTAGTAGCGACGAGATGAGTTGTAGCGAATCTTCCAGCAGCTCGAGTGATAGTTCCGATGTAGAAGAATGTTCTGCAAACTTtgaggacgag CAAGATACGGACAGTCGCATGTCGGATCATCGCCCCTTGGCTTGTAATAGCGAAGACCCTGATATTTTAACAGAGCTTGCAATTCAAAGATCGTTAGATTGTCCAACTCCTACCGGTAGAGAGACACCGCTACCCGATATCCAAATAAATGATGTAAATTCAAATGAATTCCCGCAATGTGATAACGAAGCCAGCCCTATACCATCTCCGTTGAGATATGAAAGTGACGAAGAGGAACGTGAAAAGGTGAACGAGAAATCCGTCGACGTGGAACATCTTGAGAAAGTTCAAACACTGACTGAAGATGTAGAAGTAAAGAGCATCGAAGATGagatacaaaagaaagtaaagggTATCTCGGTAGCACAAG CTGGCCAAGATAACATTATAAGACATAGAAGTCCGGGACCTGTACAACCAAATATTATTAGAGCTCTCCAAACGATGTCTGATAAGTATATTAACGATGAACCAATATTAAAAGAATCAGAAAAGATCGAAATGTTCAGTGAGATACCTACTACCGACTCGGAGGAAGAAAGTTTAGAGATTAGAAGATTAAG GTACCAAGCTGAAGCTGATCTTCGACTGAACGGCCAACAGAGTCCAAAAAATTCACAGGCTTCGCAAGTGTTCATGGAACATTCGTATTCATTGCCTCCAGCACAATCAGAAATTGTAAAATCTGTACTTCGTGCACCACCGGCACCAATCAAACCGGTGAAGCTTAAACCTTCTAAGATTATGAAATTATCCAAGACTAAAGATAAAGCACACAGAGTAGAAAAGAGGAAATACAACAAATATACTAAAATACATGTTCATGAGAATCACGAGGGAGAAAAGGAGAATATTGAAAATGAATACGTTTATGAGAAATATTCGAAAAAGGTTGACGAGCCAACGGTTACATACAAGGAGCGTGATCTTATGTCAGAAATGGCTATTTTGTATGAATTTTTAACCAGGGGTATAGATGCGGAAGACGTGGAATATTTAAGACGAAGTTACGAGGCTTTACTAGCTGACGATAGTCAAGGTTATTGGTTAAACGACACGCATTGGGTCGATCATCCTCCAACCGATATTCCAAGCCCTGCGAAGCGAAGAAAGAGAGATGAACTTAGATTGCACGCAAGTGGAAGTGCAAGAACGGAAGGATATTACAAGGTTGATGTACGAGAAAAAGCTAAGCATAag CATCACTATGCGCAAAGCATACAGCGAAGTAACGATGTTGAGGATAGTAATGGCCCTTATGCTGGTGGCGATGGAACAATGAATGGTCCAAAGAACAATACTAAAGCTTTAACTGGTAAAATGCAGGCGCTATCACGCGAAGCCCGAAGTAATCAACGTCGATTACTGACGGCCTTCGGTATCGATACTGATAGTGATCTTCTCAAGTTCAATCAATTGAAA TTTAGAAAGAAACAATTGAAATTCGCGAAATCCGGCATACACGATTGGGGTTTGTTTGCCATGGAACCAATTGCCGCCGACGAGATGGTTATCGAATACGTCGGTCAAATGGTTAGGCCTGTTGTTGCCGATTTACGGGAGTCTCAATACGAAGCTACCGGTATCGGTAGCTCTTATCTTTTCCGCATCGATCTAGATACAATTATCGATGCTACGAAATGCGGGAATTTAGCGCGGTTCATTAATCATAGCTGCAAT CCGAATTGTTACGCAAAAGTAATTACGATCGAGAGCCAAAAGAAAATTGTAATCTATAGCAAACAACCAATAGGGGTTAACGAGGAAATTACATACGATTATAAATTTCCATTGGAGGACGATAAAATCCCTTGCCTATGTGGAGCTCCTCAGTGTCGGGGTACCCTCAATTGA
- the Med21 gene encoding mediator complex subunit 21, whose protein sequence is MADRLTQLQDTINQQAEHFCNSVGILQQYSTPSKFPGFDRVGTPQPHQPQEDYAALFATLIARCAKDIDTLIESLPSEESSQELQVASLSRLEQENQEAGDQLEEVVKQGEALLQRIQAALQDIAQSQLDMQDPASASVVNINLNASTTFKQENANSINTVSSNSTHQLSDPSPNSVN, encoded by the exons ATGGCAGATCGTTTAACGCAATTACAAGATACCATAAACCAG CAAGCAGAACATTTTTGTAATAGCGTAGGTATTTTACAACAATACTCAACGCCCAGTAAATTTCCTGGTTTTGACCGCGTTGGAACACCGCAACCACATCAACCTCAGGAAG ATTACGCAGCATTATTTGCTACGCTAATAGCAAGATGTGCCAAAGATATAGATACATTGATTGAAAGTTTACCGAGCGAGGAATCCTCGCAAGAATTACAAGTTGCGAGCCTTAGTCGCCTTGAACAAGAGAACCAAGAAGCTGGGGATCAATTAGAGGAAGTTGTAAAACAAGGGGAAGCACTTTTACAAAGGATTCAAGCAGCTCTGCAAGATATTGCCCAAAGTCAGCTGGATATGCAAGATCCAGCATCCGCGTCTGTAGTTAATATTAATCTAAATGCCAGTACAACTTTCAAACAAGAAAATGCAAATTCTATAAATACCGTGTCCTCGAATAGCACGCATCAATTGTCCGATCCTTCGCCTAATTCtgtaaattaa
- the Set1 gene encoding SET domain containing 1 isoform X1 → MNGMERHGHSHGHGYSHAHSHRHRHSHGNLQSASQTSNQPSKHSHTHPPHSQKDTSAVQTPQKPRNYKLLVDPFLVKGATKLYRYDGMVPGDPTYPEVQPRDPRSQLTRIWTRLEQLDLPVPRFKIDSNYCGEPPPLEVTFCHLNDNIDKTFLSDMVQKFGAVEELIVYYHPVTNKHLGIARVVFESTKASKACVDKLNNTSVMGKVLRVFLDAFGEECKKIYDELTAEKKPEKKIEKEVKSESEQGKQTPVEKVISEERDDFRSNKKMVTNIEKSRDTYIENSRYNKYRDYPTPSGSAGSDLGYGTAPSELNYSGNYSQNSTPATNYDFYYSGYHHQPANNYLANMPQNVSQNLSMQQNSNMWWGNNTGAAGYASSSMWPVQHGTNLDNPNSNVVPITKASSVKVHHTPKKEKENQTVTKNSSRDSPVETRKTLDLDTRIAMLLKDKTRGMAPLFLQFGSDSEDEKKSATADNEMLSEPPSPFLSHETYKSCFEKMRARNKERWKVHENSINQFSVDEDLGSVISSSEDEALLGSYSPAPDEIEPEPPKDPPPPPPPDDDRMSLSPLSSGDEKIEEVIAQSEPTSQLYPGAGYPGHLTHYPTSDMYHWPRPAQYPYPYGTTYLQSHYQPNTTSFSGTVGSHQGANYYPSFQSRLHAMANHNITKDNPQGPTINGVLNRVVNELKQILKKDFNKKMIENTAFKLFEVWWDEKKSEKSQNQGGDNTIVNNSNKDEGQKPQGLSLLLDQGPSLGFNYDGFGLGIRASMPKMPSFRRKIKAPSPLPQDEDSRQSDHGDTELIGSDSDLDLASVQKGKRPVTSLPSVSSSSSTSSSSSESSSDEMSCSESSSSSSDSSDVEECSANFEDEQDTDSRMSDHRPLACNSEDPDILTELAIQRSLDCPTPTGRETPLPDIQINDVNSNEFPQCDNEASPIPSPLRYESDEEEREKVNEKSVDVEHLEKVQTLTEDVEVKSIEDEIQKKVKGISVAQGKQESCDMQKMENSAAEALITLAGQDNIIRHRSPGPVQPNIIRALQTMSDKYINDEPILKESEKIEMFSEIPTTDSEEESLEIRRLRYQAEADLRLNGQQSPKNSQASQVFMEHSYSLPPAQSEIVKSVLRAPPAPIKPVKLKPSKIMKLSKTKDKAHRVEKRKYNKYTKIHVHENHEGEKENIENEYVYEKYSKKVDEPTVTYKERDLMSEMAILYEFLTRGIDAEDVEYLRRSYEALLADDSQGYWLNDTHWVDHPPTDIPSPAKRRKRDELRLHASGSARTEGYYKVDVREKAKHKHHYAQSIQRSNDVEDSNGPYAGGDGTMNGPKNNTKALTGKMQALSREARSNQRRLLTAFGIDTDSDLLKFNQLKFRKKQLKFAKSGIHDWGLFAMEPIAADEMVIEYVGQMVRPVVADLRESQYEATGIGSSYLFRIDLDTIIDATKCGNLARFINHSCNPNCYAKVITIESQKKIVIYSKQPIGVNEEITYDYKFPLEDDKIPCLCGAPQCRGTLN, encoded by the exons ATGAACGGAATGGAGAGACATGGGCATTCACATGGACATGGATATTCGCATGCACACTCGCATCGTCATCGCCATTCGCATGGAAATTTGCAAAGTGCATCGCAAACCTCAAATCAGCCTTCGAAGCATAGCCATACCCATCCACCGCACTCACAGAAAGATACGTCTGCAGTTCAAACACCTCAGAAACCACGGAACTATAAGCTATTGGTTGATCCATTCTTGGTGAAGGGTGCAACAAAACTGTATAGATACGATGGCATGGTCCCAGGGGATCCAACTTATCCCGAAGTTCAACCTCGAGATCCCAGATCACAGTTAACAAGAATTTGGACTCGTTTAGAGCAACTCGATTTACCTGTACCTAGATTTAAAATTGACTCGAATTATTGTGGTGAACCTCCTCCGCTTGAAGTGACATTTTGCCATTTAAATGACAATATCGATAAAACTTTTTTATCAGACATGGTTCAAAAATTTGGAGCAGTAGAAGAGCTCATTGTTTATTATCATCCTGTAACTAACAAGCATCTTGGAATTGCAAGAGTAGTGTTTGAAAGTACAAAAGCTTCAAAAGCTTGTGTAGACAAATTAAATAATACATCTGTGATGGGTAAAGTCTTAAGAGTATTTCTTGACGCGTTTGGGGAAGAATGTAAAAAAATTTACGATGAGTTGACTGCGGAGAAAAAGCCAGAGAAGAAAATTGAGAAAGAAGTAAAATCGGAAAGTGAGCAAGGGAAGCAAACACCGGTTGAAAAAGTTATCAGCGAAGAAAGGGATGACTTTAGAAGCAACAAAAAAATGGTAACAAATATAGAAAAATCAAGAGATACGTATATAGAAAACTCAAGATACAATAAGTATAGAGATTATCCTACACCTAGTGGAAGTGCAGGAAGTGATTTAGGTTACGGTACTGCACCTAGTGAACTAAATTATTCTGGTAATTATTCACAAAATTCTACTCCAGCCACAAATTATGATTTTTATTATAGTGGTTATCATCATCAACCTGCGAATAATTATTTAGCGAATATGCCGCAGAATGTATCACAAAATCTTTCAATGCAGCAAAATTCAAATATGTGGTGGGGTAATAATACAGGGGCAGCTGGTTATGCGTCGTCTTCTATGTGGCCTGTTCAACATGGAACAAATTTAGATAATCCTAATTCTAATGTAGTACCAATTACTAAGGCTTCTAGTGTAAAAGTACATCACACACCTAAAAAGGAAAAGGAGAATCAAACCGTTACAAAAAATTCATCGCGAGACTCACCAGTAGAGACTCGTAAAACACTAGATTTGGATACCAGAATTGCTATGTTACTGAAAGACAAGACACGAGGAATGGCACCACTTTTCCTACAGTTTGGTAGTGATTCAGAAGATGAAAAAAAATCCGCCACTGCGGACAATGAAATGCTTTCAGAGCCACCGAGTCCTTTCCtatctcatgaaacgtataaatcgtGTTTCGAAAAAATGAGGGCGCGAAATAAAGAACGATGGAAAGTGCACGAGAACAGCATCAATCAGTTTTCTGTTGACGAAGATTTAGGTAGTGTTATAAGTTCAAGCGAAGATGAAGCGTTATTGGGAAGCTATAGTCCAGCACCAGATGAAATTGAACCAGAACCACCGAAGGATCCACCACCACCGCCTCCGCCTGATGATGACAGAATGTCTTTAAGTCCATTAAGTTCGGGAGATGAGAAAATTGAAGAG GTTATAGCTCAGTCAGAACCTACGAGTCAATTATATCCAGGAGCTGGTTATCCTGGACATTTAACTCATTATCCCACTAGCGATATGTACCATTGGCCAAGACCAGCACAATATCCATACCCTTATGGAACAACATATTTACAAAGTCATTATCAACCAAATACTACATCATTTTCTGGAACAGTAGGAAGTCATCAAGGAGCAAATTATTATCCATCCTTTCAATCGAGGTTGCATGCTATGGCAAACCACAATATTACAAAAGATAATCCACAG GGCCCTACCATTAACGGTGTATTGAACAGAGTTGTAAATGAATTGAAACAAATTTTAAAAAaggattttaacaaaaaaatgATTGAGAATACCGCATTCAAATTATTCGAAGTGTGGTGGGATGAAAAGAAATCAGAGAAAAGTCAAAATCAAGGAGGAGATAACACTATTGTTAATAACAGTAACAAAGACGAGGGACAGAAACCACAAGGACTGTCGCTACTTTTAGATCAGGGACCCTCTCTTGGATTTAATTACGATGGATTTGGTCTGGGTATTAGAGCTAGCATGCCAAAGATGCCGTCTTTCAGG CGCAAAATCAAAGCTCCAAGCCCGTTGCCACAAGACGAAGATAGTCGCCAGTCTGACCATGGTGATACAGAACTTATAGGAAGTGATAGCGATCTTGACTTAGCATCGGTGCAAAAGGGTAAAAGGCCAGTTACTTCTCTTCCAAGCGTTTCTTCGTCATCTTCTACATCATCATCGTCAAGCGAGAGTAGTAGCGACGAGATGAGTTGTAGCGAATCTTCCAGCAGCTCGAGTGATAGTTCCGATGTAGAAGAATGTTCTGCAAACTTtgaggacgag CAAGATACGGACAGTCGCATGTCGGATCATCGCCCCTTGGCTTGTAATAGCGAAGACCCTGATATTTTAACAGAGCTTGCAATTCAAAGATCGTTAGATTGTCCAACTCCTACCGGTAGAGAGACACCGCTACCCGATATCCAAATAAATGATGTAAATTCAAATGAATTCCCGCAATGTGATAACGAAGCCAGCCCTATACCATCTCCGTTGAGATATGAAAGTGACGAAGAGGAACGTGAAAAGGTGAACGAGAAATCCGTCGACGTGGAACATCTTGAGAAAGTTCAAACACTGACTGAAGATGTAGAAGTAAAGAGCATCGAAGATGagatacaaaagaaagtaaagggTATCTCGGTAGCACAAGGTAAACAAGAATCATGTGATATGCAAAAAATGGAAAATTCTGCAGCGGAAGCTTTAATAACTTTAGCTGGCCAAGATAACATTATAAGACATAGAAGTCCGGGACCTGTACAACCAAATATTATTAGAGCTCTCCAAACGATGTCTGATAAGTATATTAACGATGAACCAATATTAAAAGAATCAGAAAAGATCGAAATGTTCAGTGAGATACCTACTACCGACTCGGAGGAAGAAAGTTTAGAGATTAGAAGATTAAG GTACCAAGCTGAAGCTGATCTTCGACTGAACGGCCAACAGAGTCCAAAAAATTCACAGGCTTCGCAAGTGTTCATGGAACATTCGTATTCATTGCCTCCAGCACAATCAGAAATTGTAAAATCTGTACTTCGTGCACCACCGGCACCAATCAAACCGGTGAAGCTTAAACCTTCTAAGATTATGAAATTATCCAAGACTAAAGATAAAGCACACAGAGTAGAAAAGAGGAAATACAACAAATATACTAAAATACATGTTCATGAGAATCACGAGGGAGAAAAGGAGAATATTGAAAATGAATACGTTTATGAGAAATATTCGAAAAAGGTTGACGAGCCAACGGTTACATACAAGGAGCGTGATCTTATGTCAGAAATGGCTATTTTGTATGAATTTTTAACCAGGGGTATAGATGCGGAAGACGTGGAATATTTAAGACGAAGTTACGAGGCTTTACTAGCTGACGATAGTCAAGGTTATTGGTTAAACGACACGCATTGGGTCGATCATCCTCCAACCGATATTCCAAGCCCTGCGAAGCGAAGAAAGAGAGATGAACTTAGATTGCACGCAAGTGGAAGTGCAAGAACGGAAGGATATTACAAGGTTGATGTACGAGAAAAAGCTAAGCATAag CATCACTATGCGCAAAGCATACAGCGAAGTAACGATGTTGAGGATAGTAATGGCCCTTATGCTGGTGGCGATGGAACAATGAATGGTCCAAAGAACAATACTAAAGCTTTAACTGGTAAAATGCAGGCGCTATCACGCGAAGCCCGAAGTAATCAACGTCGATTACTGACGGCCTTCGGTATCGATACTGATAGTGATCTTCTCAAGTTCAATCAATTGAAA TTTAGAAAGAAACAATTGAAATTCGCGAAATCCGGCATACACGATTGGGGTTTGTTTGCCATGGAACCAATTGCCGCCGACGAGATGGTTATCGAATACGTCGGTCAAATGGTTAGGCCTGTTGTTGCCGATTTACGGGAGTCTCAATACGAAGCTACCGGTATCGGTAGCTCTTATCTTTTCCGCATCGATCTAGATACAATTATCGATGCTACGAAATGCGGGAATTTAGCGCGGTTCATTAATCATAGCTGCAAT CCGAATTGTTACGCAAAAGTAATTACGATCGAGAGCCAAAAGAAAATTGTAATCTATAGCAAACAACCAATAGGGGTTAACGAGGAAATTACATACGATTATAAATTTCCATTGGAGGACGATAAAATCCCTTGCCTATGTGGAGCTCCTCAGTGTCGGGGTACCCTCAATTGA